One bacterium DNA segment encodes these proteins:
- a CDS encoding DUF5686 and carboxypeptidase regulatory-like domain-containing protein: MLKFIFILLFVSSALAQTTITGYVRDAANGDALPAANLQIEGTYQGAITNREGRYILKIEHLPAVILIRYIGYESKRITINSDFSSQVDIELKPSPIEMQNVVITGEDPAVFLMRNVIAKKQRWFGKLKNFKADVYSRLSLENDSGIVMLSESLGDMYWDRIKGIRAVIKSKRATKNVNPKDLAFSLEDAVVNFYDDDVTIQNSRFVGPTHPDALSYYDFKLIGQRNLDGRIVYDIRVNTKSKLQPTFVGTVSVLDADSVLIAVDLKPSEFAIFPMPIRQWDVAYKQQFSNFGREYWLPVDIRMNGLTKIGLPGLEFPLIKYGQVSAFNDYLINQSMPDSLYKQKRRMVVDSVALQKPNQFDSARVFIPLSEREDSAYAGIKRGDSFAKAFKPTGMLSKYVKMEDDYNDSVAAENVKPKSAFKKLTNDLSPQLGFNRVEGGRLGLKYEHEFNRTWKAFIRGGYATALKDPFYGTGAEYRWGRRFVHFVKVSFYAGVTPRFDSDNYAVWMGQMLPFTGYRDYFDYYKAREIRLSAGYYFRSVDMTIETTLINDRQASVKKRSDWDIIGRSYRQRINPVIDEGTLRAVQFIVQYGDDYVPLGVVGDRNAKIVIEHSPASLSDFDYTTFRGEINWRIPTFMQRRFLPNVLDIRAVGGTYAGNLPIQKRAILDGSLGIFTPFGTFKTLRSRAYEGEKFAAVFWEHNFRTLLFEIIGLRALAKRNIGIAVFGAHGRTWIKESHLASSGYAPVYSDKLHQEIGGSINGLFGLLRLDAAKRLNHKGFYFGVSMARLF; encoded by the coding sequence TTACTAACCGGGAAGGTCGTTACATTCTTAAAATTGAACACCTGCCGGCCGTCATTTTGATTCGTTATATCGGTTATGAATCGAAACGAATTACGATCAACTCCGATTTTTCATCACAGGTGGATATTGAACTCAAACCGTCTCCGATTGAAATGCAAAATGTTGTGATTACCGGCGAAGATCCAGCCGTTTTTCTGATGCGCAATGTTATAGCCAAGAAACAGCGATGGTTTGGCAAATTAAAGAATTTCAAAGCGGACGTTTATTCCCGTCTTAGTCTTGAAAATGATTCGGGCATTGTTATGCTCTCCGAATCGCTCGGCGATATGTATTGGGATCGTATCAAAGGTATTCGTGCCGTGATCAAATCAAAACGTGCTACAAAAAACGTTAATCCCAAAGACTTGGCATTTTCCCTCGAAGACGCAGTGGTTAATTTTTATGATGACGACGTGACCATCCAGAATTCCCGGTTTGTCGGGCCAACACATCCTGACGCTCTTTCATATTACGATTTCAAACTAATAGGTCAGCGCAACTTAGACGGTCGCATTGTCTATGACATTCGGGTTAATACGAAAAGTAAATTACAGCCAACCTTTGTTGGAACGGTTTCTGTGCTCGATGCCGATTCAGTGCTGATTGCGGTTGATTTGAAACCGTCCGAATTTGCGATCTTCCCGATGCCCATCCGCCAATGGGACGTTGCGTATAAACAGCAATTCAGTAATTTTGGTCGTGAATATTGGTTGCCCGTTGATATCCGAATGAATGGTTTAACCAAGATCGGGTTACCGGGATTGGAATTTCCATTGATCAAGTATGGTCAGGTAAGCGCATTTAATGATTATTTGATCAATCAATCAATGCCGGATTCGCTTTACAAGCAAAAACGCCGGATGGTCGTTGATTCAGTTGCCTTGCAAAAACCTAATCAATTTGATTCTGCCCGTGTTTTTATTCCGCTTTCCGAGCGTGAGGATTCGGCTTATGCAGGTATTAAACGCGGCGACTCTTTTGCTAAAGCGTTCAAGCCGACCGGTATGTTGTCTAAGTATGTCAAAATGGAAGACGACTATAATGACAGCGTCGCTGCTGAAAATGTTAAACCGAAGAGCGCTTTTAAAAAACTGACCAACGATCTTTCGCCTCAGTTAGGTTTTAACCGTGTCGAAGGAGGGCGATTGGGATTAAAATATGAACACGAATTTAACCGGACATGGAAAGCTTTTATTCGAGGCGGCTATGCGACTGCGCTCAAAGATCCATTTTACGGTACCGGCGCTGAATACCGTTGGGGGCGGCGCTTTGTTCATTTTGTCAAAGTGTCGTTCTATGCCGGCGTAACGCCGCGTTTTGATTCGGATAACTACGCCGTATGGATGGGACAAATGCTTCCGTTTACCGGTTATCGCGATTATTTCGATTATTACAAAGCGCGTGAAATTCGTTTGAGCGCCGGGTATTATTTTCGTAGCGTGGATATGACGATTGAAACCACCTTGATCAATGATCGCCAGGCTTCCGTGAAAAAAAGATCCGATTGGGACATTATTGGCCGATCATACCGGCAACGTATCAATCCGGTTATCGATGAAGGTACTTTACGCGCCGTTCAATTCATTGTGCAATATGGTGATGACTATGTTCCGCTCGGCGTGGTCGGTGACCGGAATGCTAAGATTGTCATTGAGCATAGCCCGGCTTCGCTCAGCGATTTTGATTACACGACTTTTCGAGGTGAAATCAATTGGCGCATTCCTACATTTATGCAAAGGCGATTTTTGCCCAATGTTTTGGACATCCGTGCCGTAGGCGGAACGTATGCCGGAAATCTGCCCATTCAAAAACGAGCTATTCTGGACGGATCGTTAGGCATTTTTACGCCGTTTGGCACATTCAAAACATTGCGGTCACGAGCCTATGAAGGTGAAAAATTCGCAGCCGTTTTCTGGGAACATAATTTCAGAACATTGCTTTTTGAAATAATCGGTCTGCGCGCATTGGCTAAGCGTAATATCGGCATCGCCGTTTTCGGAGCTCACGGACGTACGTGGATTAAAGAATCGCATCTAGCATCGTCGGGATACGCGCCCGTTTACTCTGATAAACTTCACCAGGAAATCGGAGGCTCGATCAACGGTCTGTTTGGTTTGCTTCGTCTCGATGCAGCGAAAAGGTTGAACCACAAAGGGTTTTATTTCGGCGTAAGCATGGCACGATTGTTTTGA